Proteins encoded by one window of Lutibacter sp. A64:
- a CDS encoding DUF2911 domain-containing protein: protein MLKNLSLLLLFVGFTATSNAQIKTPQPSPAAKLEQVVGLTDVSIEYSRPAMRGRTIFGNLVPYGKIWRTGANANTKITFGHDVVIDGKELKKGTYAIYTIPNKTTWEVIFYTDANNSGTPKEWDENKVAVKTTVKAYEMPMAIESFTITIDDLKVDSAVIGMLWENVYVGVPFEVPTEQIATKNIESVMAGPSNNDYYQAASYYHTEGKDLKQALAWMQKATADGNAPFWYLRRMSLIQADLGDKAGAIATAKKSLEAAKKANNADYIKMNEESINKWQK, encoded by the coding sequence ATGCTAAAAAATTTATCACTCTTGCTATTATTTGTTGGTTTTACGGCAACATCTAATGCACAAATTAAAACACCACAACCCAGTCCTGCTGCAAAATTAGAACAAGTTGTTGGTTTAACCGATGTATCTATTGAGTATTCTAGACCTGCAATGCGCGGAAGAACTATTTTTGGAAACTTAGTACCTTATGGGAAGATTTGGAGAACTGGTGCCAATGCCAATACAAAAATAACGTTTGGACACGATGTTGTTATTGATGGAAAAGAATTAAAAAAAGGAACATACGCTATTTACACCATTCCAAATAAAACAACTTGGGAAGTAATTTTTTACACAGATGCCAACAACTCTGGAACACCTAAAGAATGGGACGAAAATAAGGTTGCGGTAAAAACTACTGTTAAAGCTTACGAAATGCCTATGGCTATAGAATCTTTTACAATTACAATTGATGATTTAAAAGTAGATTCTGCAGTAATTGGTATGCTTTGGGAAAACGTATATGTTGGTGTACCTTTTGAAGTACCAACAGAACAAATTGCAACTAAAAATATTGAATCTGTAATGGCTGGACCATCTAATAACGATTATTACCAAGCAGCTTCGTATTACCACACAGAAGGTAAAGACCTAAAACAAGCCTTAGCTTGGATGCAAAAAGCAACTGCAGATGGTAATGCTCCGTTTTGGTATTTAAGAAGAATGAGCTTAATACAAGCTGATTTAGGAGATAAAGCAGGAGCAATAGCAACAGCTAAAAAATCGTTAGAAGCTGCAAAAAAAGCAAACAATGCAGACTATATTAAAATGAATGAAGAATCTATAAATAAATGGCAAAAATAA
- a CDS encoding helicase associated domain-containing protein codes for MTIDEIYKKEEISVRSYHVCKYNELNSISDLKKYYYKNKSFEKLRNCGRKSNEELIEICNKYPDDNFENKEIEVKKENPLKSIITNLTRVQREVINSFIFVNTNSLSVRSKNAISLHLKNNLKVKNFTEKVLLSKSFNVQNIKNVGAKCVPEIEIYISIIKDFIFEVNQTRDEKYLIALKNKFLIQRTFDIPLVPSEILESESIFQLTKFLLNQNAFFDETQTVIVKLALKLFNNQKELTLDEIAEQVDLSRERVRQIRKLCLEALFDKLLFISNFNDDLFQKYSIDVESIYIEINTDILNKINQSNNTNFSREFITFILSAYLKDSFSVVGNYEDVLQPKYFNSRNRHNWNNFYLVEKELSSEFDFTSFSNDISNRLSDRIEESYFFNFKSYLSKFLSNNNIDILDLLLPICEKIINEEFEIYLDLDESINFKRNTTRQAHEYAFEALDHLGKPSKVKEIFEKVVELHPNYDTEEAKIRVSMKRKNGFVPIGRKSVFGLKKWESELDNFKGGTIRDIVEEYLMQFSVPKHISHITEHVLKYRPKSNQYSILQNLKLDESGLYIFFKGSHIGLTTKKYESDFKRISEVQKTDKKTWEERFEMLQNFVSIEKRLPFSNGVPEKEIKLYRWLNVQKSKQNKGKLTENKEDKLNSLLAKYPSINGRRRLNSNEKYQELISFVTNNHRLPSANKNGEENLYQFFYKQRKLFDKNELDSKEQNKFIEVAKLLQNIKYEN; via the coding sequence ATGACAATTGACGAAATCTATAAAAAAGAAGAAATAAGTGTTAGGTCTTACCACGTTTGCAAATACAACGAATTAAACTCTATCTCTGATTTAAAGAAATATTACTACAAAAATAAATCCTTCGAAAAACTTCGAAATTGTGGTAGGAAATCAAATGAAGAACTAATTGAGATATGTAATAAATATCCAGATGACAATTTTGAAAATAAAGAGATAGAAGTCAAAAAAGAAAATCCTCTAAAAAGCATAATTACAAACTTAACTAGAGTTCAAAGAGAGGTAATAAATAGCTTTATTTTCGTAAATACTAATAGCTTATCCGTAAGGAGTAAGAATGCAATCTCTTTACATTTAAAAAACAATCTAAAGGTTAAAAACTTTACAGAAAAAGTTTTACTCTCTAAAAGTTTCAATGTTCAAAATATAAAAAACGTAGGTGCTAAATGTGTTCCTGAAATAGAAATTTATATTTCAATTATTAAAGATTTCATATTTGAAGTAAACCAAACAAGAGATGAAAAGTATTTAATTGCATTAAAAAATAAATTTTTAATACAACGTACTTTTGATATTCCATTGGTTCCAAGTGAAATATTAGAATCAGAATCTATTTTTCAACTTACAAAATTTCTCTTAAATCAAAATGCATTTTTTGACGAAACTCAAACGGTTATAGTTAAACTAGCTTTGAAATTATTCAATAATCAAAAAGAACTTACGCTTGACGAAATAGCTGAACAGGTTGACCTTTCAAGAGAAAGAGTAAGACAGATAAGAAAACTTTGTCTTGAAGCTTTATTTGATAAGCTACTTTTTATTTCTAATTTTAATGACGATTTATTTCAAAAATATAGCATAGATGTTGAATCAATTTATATTGAAATAAACACAGATATTTTAAATAAAATCAACCAATCAAATAACACTAATTTTTCTAGAGAATTTATCACTTTCATACTTTCTGCATATCTAAAAGATAGTTTTTCTGTAGTTGGGAATTATGAAGATGTTTTACAACCAAAATATTTTAATTCACGTAACAGACACAATTGGAATAACTTCTATTTAGTAGAAAAAGAATTATCCTCGGAATTTGATTTCACTTCTTTTAGTAATGATATTTCAAACAGGTTAAGCGATAGAATTGAAGAATCGTATTTCTTTAATTTCAAAAGCTATTTATCAAAGTTTCTATCAAACAACAATATTGATATTTTAGACTTATTATTACCAATCTGTGAGAAAATAATTAATGAAGAATTTGAAATATATCTTGATTTAGATGAAAGCATAAATTTCAAAAGAAACACTACTCGACAAGCACACGAATATGCTTTTGAAGCACTTGACCATTTAGGAAAACCTTCAAAGGTTAAAGAGATTTTTGAAAAGGTTGTAGAACTGCATCCCAACTATGACACTGAAGAAGCAAAAATCAGAGTTTCAATGAAACGGAAAAATGGTTTTGTGCCAATTGGTAGAAAAAGTGTATTTGGTTTGAAAAAATGGGAAAGTGAATTGGACAATTTCAAAGGAGGTACAATACGAGATATTGTTGAAGAATATTTAATGCAATTTTCTGTACCGAAACATATTTCACACATAACAGAACACGTTTTAAAATATCGTCCAAAATCAAATCAATATAGCATTCTTCAAAATTTAAAACTTGATGAATCTGGATTGTACATATTTTTTAAAGGTTCGCATATAGGATTAACAACAAAAAAATACGAATCTGACTTTAAGAGAATATCGGAAGTCCAGAAAACCGATAAGAAAACTTGGGAAGAAAGGTTTGAAATGCTTCAAAATTTTGTCTCAATAGAAAAAAGGCTACCATTTTCAAATGGTGTGCCTGAAAAAGAAATAAAACTTTATCGTTGGCTTAATGTTCAAAAAAGTAAGCAAAACAAGGGTAAACTAACTGAAAATAAAGAGGATAAGCTAAACAGCTTATTAGCGAAATATCCAAGTATTAATGGTAGACGAAGATTGAACTCAAATGAGAAGTATCAAGAATTAATCTCATTTGTTACGAATAATCATAGATTGCCTTCAGCTAATAAAAATGGTGAGGAAAATTTATATCAATTCTTTTACAAACAGAGAAAGCTATTTGATAAAAACGAACTTGACAGCAAAGAACAAAATAAATTTATTGAAGTTGCTAAACTTCTTCAAAATATAAAATATGAAAATTAA
- the dndD gene encoding DNA sulfur modification protein DndD — MKFSNIKINNFRQYYNAVNIDLTTDTDQNIVVIGGRNGYGKTNFLLSIVWCLYGEKISQIDDNFKKEIQKEKNYSSFMQQSINWTAKRENKDTFSVSIKVSEIELPELSKLNSNSASVIITRTFNVTSMNETLSISDTNSNMEIFDDEADKINFINDYIIPIDAAKFVFFDAEKISEIANLSIKEEGSFINDALGKILGLDTYDTLIEDIEFYINTLKKEGATKNLQEQIVDKEKAIELSEIDIEKLEEENAEKLKEIDDLKKTIRQYDNLISQHSKQGNSTFDRDSILSEINKLKAKEFELSERFNELSEIIPLAILTGKLEEVSEHLEIQEKNTLSQNSSKENSEKIENFIELLFNKPPEPKNSTMSFKDKLFYYDKAKNLGSELFASNGNYQELEFEHDLSNAEKNLITDAINLVNSQSKDLFETTIEEFNEVQIKLSELNKTLSKVDADLEDELILEYSSKKETAEYNITENNRKIGENNQQISKLRSDIVRLNQQLLTLVKKVDINAQNKIKIKESQKYIDVLNTFLEEQKNKHKDSLENTILSELKILMHKLGSEENNSKFIEDVKVTILASGQGMKITLLDQDDNEIRKESLSSGEKQIYISCLIKAILNESIQSLPIFIDTPLGRLDEEHRDNITRKYYPALSEQVVLFSTNSEITPKRYKDISENISKSYLLFNDGANTSLKNGYFNTTNND, encoded by the coding sequence ATGAAATTCTCAAATATAAAAATTAACAATTTCAGACAATATTACAATGCTGTAAATATTGATTTAACAACTGATACCGACCAAAATATTGTTGTGATAGGTGGTAGAAATGGTTATGGTAAAACAAATTTCCTATTATCAATAGTTTGGTGTCTTTATGGTGAAAAAATTTCACAAATTGATGATAACTTTAAAAAGGAAATCCAAAAAGAAAAAAACTATTCATCTTTTATGCAACAGTCTATAAATTGGACAGCAAAAAGAGAAAATAAAGATACATTTTCGGTTAGTATTAAAGTTTCAGAAATAGAATTACCCGAATTGAGTAAATTAAATTCAAACTCTGCTAGTGTTATTATAACTAGAACATTTAATGTTACTAGTATGAATGAAACACTTTCTATTTCAGATACTAATTCGAATATGGAAATATTTGATGATGAAGCTGATAAAATTAATTTCATCAATGATTATATAATTCCAATAGATGCTGCAAAATTTGTGTTTTTTGATGCAGAAAAAATCTCTGAAATAGCAAACTTATCTATTAAGGAAGAAGGTAGTTTTATAAATGATGCATTAGGAAAAATATTAGGTCTTGATACATACGACACTCTAATTGAAGATATAGAGTTTTACATTAATACCTTGAAAAAAGAAGGAGCAACCAAAAATTTACAAGAACAAATAGTTGATAAAGAAAAAGCAATTGAACTCTCTGAAATAGATATTGAAAAGCTTGAAGAAGAAAATGCTGAAAAACTAAAAGAGATTGATGATTTAAAGAAAACCATAAGACAATACGATAATCTTATATCGCAACACAGTAAACAAGGCAATTCAACATTTGATAGAGATTCAATTTTATCAGAAATAAATAAGTTAAAAGCAAAGGAATTTGAACTATCTGAAAGATTTAATGAATTAAGCGAGATAATTCCGTTAGCTATTTTAACTGGTAAACTTGAAGAAGTAAGTGAACATCTTGAAATTCAAGAGAAAAACACATTGTCTCAAAATTCCTCAAAAGAAAATTCAGAAAAAATTGAGAATTTTATAGAGCTACTTTTTAATAAACCACCAGAACCTAAAAATTCTACAATGTCATTCAAGGACAAGCTTTTTTATTACGATAAGGCCAAAAATTTAGGTTCAGAATTGTTTGCCTCTAATGGAAATTATCAAGAATTAGAATTTGAGCACGATTTAAGTAATGCAGAAAAAAATCTAATTACTGATGCAATAAATCTTGTTAATTCTCAATCAAAAGATCTATTTGAAACTACTATTGAAGAATTCAATGAAGTACAAATTAAACTATCCGAACTTAATAAGACTTTAAGCAAAGTTGATGCTGATTTGGAGGATGAATTGATTTTAGAATATTCATCGAAAAAGGAAACAGCTGAATATAATATTACAGAAAATAATAGAAAAATTGGTGAAAACAATCAGCAAATATCAAAGTTAAGAAGTGACATTGTTCGTTTAAATCAACAACTTTTAACTTTAGTAAAAAAGGTAGATATCAATGCCCAAAACAAAATTAAAATAAAAGAAAGTCAGAAATATATTGACGTCTTAAATACATTCCTCGAAGAACAGAAAAACAAACATAAAGACAGTCTTGAAAATACTATTTTAAGCGAGCTAAAAATATTAATGCACAAACTTGGAAGTGAAGAAAATAACAGCAAGTTTATTGAAGATGTAAAAGTTACCATTTTGGCATCTGGTCAAGGAATGAAGATTACTCTTTTAGACCAAGATGATAATGAAATAAGAAAAGAGAGTTTATCTTCCGGTGAAAAACAAATTTATATTTCGTGCTTAATAAAAGCGATTTTGAACGAATCTATACAGAGTTTACCAATATTTATCGATACGCCACTTGGAAGACTTGATGAAGAACATAGAGATAATATTACCCGAAAATACTATCCTGCTCTTTCAGAGCAAGTTGTATTATTTTCAACAAATAGCGAGATCACACCTAAACGTTACAAAGATATTTCTGAAAACATTTCGAAATCCTATTTATTATTTAATGATGGAGCAAACACAAGTTTAAAAAACGGTTACTTTAATACTACAAACAATGATTAG
- a CDS encoding DNA modification system-associated small protein — translation MKIKETKLLQNQRLKEICNDKEVNYESIETLLDSVKTKKLLKRNNYHQQKINDVIEKAIK, via the coding sequence ATGAAAATTAAAGAAACTAAACTATTGCAAAATCAAAGACTCAAAGAGATTTGCAATGATAAGGAAGTTAATTATGAATCTATTGAAACATTATTAGATTCAGTTAAAACAAAGAAGTTGCTGAAAAGAAATAATTACCATCAGCAAAAAATTAATGATGTTATTGAAAAAGCAATAAAATGA
- a CDS encoding DUF2911 domain-containing protein — protein MAKIMMTKFKLTLVLLLIATVTFAQKSPRKQATGNIGKTAVTVDYGAPSVKGRTIWGELVPYAKVWRSGANENTTISFDKNVTIAETTVPAGKYGFFMIPSESGAWEVILSKKNDAWGSNGYSKENDQLRLKVTPKTVAENTELLTFTVTKTGVEFAWEKVKITIPIK, from the coding sequence ATGGCAAAAATAATGATGACAAAATTTAAATTAACACTGGTATTACTTTTAATTGCAACAGTAACATTTGCACAAAAAAGTCCAAGAAAACAAGCAACAGGAAACATTGGTAAAACTGCCGTAACAGTAGATTATGGAGCACCTAGCGTAAAAGGAAGAACTATTTGGGGTGAACTTGTACCTTATGCTAAAGTTTGGAGAAGTGGCGCAAACGAAAACACAACTATTTCTTTTGATAAAAACGTTACAATAGCTGAAACTACTGTCCCAGCTGGAAAATATGGATTCTTTATGATTCCTTCTGAAAGCGGTGCTTGGGAAGTAATTTTAAGCAAAAAGAACGATGCTTGGGGATCTAATGGTTATTCTAAAGAAAACGACCAATTACGTTTAAAAGTAACTCCAAAAACTGTAGCTGAAAACACAGAATTATTAACTTTTACAGTTACTAAAACAGGTGTAGAATTTGCTTGGGAAAAAGTAAAAATTACAATTCCTATTAAATAA